The nucleotide window TTAACATGTCTTTAGGCCTAATCATAAGAGAAGACATTAAATCTGCAAATAGATGCTCACCATAATTAGAATGCTGCCTCAAATTACTACTCTTAATTAAACTGCCATCAATCCCCAACCCCCCTACAAAGTCTCTTTTAAAATTTAAAGCTTCATCTAAAGCTTTAGAAATTTTACTCTTTTGCAGCTCAATATCAATACTTGGCAAATCAACTAAAAAATTATCACTTTCAAAATCATCATCTGCAATGCCTTTTAAATTAACATCACTAACCACATTAGGATCAACTAAAACAGACGCTATCTGCTCTGCTAGAAATTTATTACTACTTGCAAACCTTAAATTGTAATCTAAACTATTATTTAAATCGGAATTTACCCTATCCATACCTGCCAGTTTACCTAAACGCATAAACAAAATCTCCTATAAACTTGTAATCAAAAAGTTTTCATACATTTCCTTCTTAAGCTTAAAATTGGCAATCTTATTAATTTCTAAAAGCTCAGAATACCTAAATCGCTTAACCTCATCAAAAGTACAAACCCCCATTAAAACGGGAAAATAATACTTGCAATCCTCGCTTCTTAAATATTTTAAATAATTAAAATACTCATTTAAAATAGCTTTACGACTCATAAACTGTCCTTTTAAATTTTTGTATTATTAAATTCACTAATTATTAAATATTAATGTCAATTATTATTGATCATTAATTCCCAAAATTTAAGTACTAAAATACTACTCCTTACGTGATACCAAATCATCGTAATTCCACCTATCATCAATATGAGGATACTTAACAAAAGTCCCACTAGAATCTTGAAAACTCTCAATATATACCAGACTGGGTTCCTTAAGTCCTGCTAGCTTTTCTACCAAAGAATACTGAACAGCAAAAAGAATGGTAGGAAGCTGATATTTATATAAAAATGAATGCTCCCTATTAGCACTAAGAATTTCATAAAATTCATCAAAAAAAGACTGTGAGATCATTAAAGAACTTATTCTCTTAAGTACAGGCAAACTATTAAGTTCTCGTCTTAAAGTCTCTTGACTTGAATCAAATCCTAAAATAGAATCCCAATCATACATAGGAATATCCCTTAACATATATTCATAAGTCTTAAGAGCAGTTAAAATCTTTAATTTATATCTCATAACCTAAGTCCTCTCAATCTCACAATTGATTGCATGAATTATAAAATTAACAGCATCACTAGTACTTGTATAGCTGCGGCTTGGAACTTCAGAGAAAAATGCACTATTAGAAATAATCTTAAGCCCCATCTGGTCATTAAATACCAATGATTTAAGCTTATCCTTTTTAGTAGCAGCATAGTAAAACTGCTCATTACTAAGTCTAGTTAAAACCTTATAGTCAAATGAACCCTTGGTAATCTCTAGATTAAATATATGAGTAATAGTTCTAGGATCCCTGAAGCTTGGAATGGGAATATTTCTCTCCTCAGTACTAGCAGTTGCCATAACATTTGGAGAGGTTGAATACTGTAACTTACCCCCTTCTATTAAAACACCTGCAAAACTAAAAAATACCAAGTCCAATGAATAATAATCTTTCATTAATCAGCCTCCCTTCTTAAATAATCATTAATATCATCACTACTTATGTTTAAAACCACACTCTTAAAGCTGTCATTATATTTAATACGAATAGACAAGCTTAAACCTAAAATATTCTCTGCTTGAAGTTTAAATTTAATATCTCCAAAAGATACAATAAGTCCTCTTTCTTTAAATTCTTTAAATAAACATTCAAGCCCCGCAGTATAAGCATTAGGCTTTCCATCAGAAAATTTTAACTGGCTAAGCTTACTATTTTGTCTATTGTTCTTGTTCCAAATACGAATAAGCTCACGTGTTGATTCATTTTTTAAAAAATAATATGTAAATGCCTCATCAATTGGCTTACCTGAACAGTCTACCCCTTCTTTGAAAGCCAAAACGCCATCTCTACCAGTCTCGTTTAAAAGAGTATAAAAATTAATATTACTACGTCTTAAAAAATTAATTAAAGTCGCATCATAAATGGGCTGAGCTTTAAGTGTCATGCCATAAGGATTTGTTGCATGAAAAACACTAGCCTCATGCAAATATTTAGCTGTAAACTTAAGATGTAAATGATCATCACCGCTATCATAAATCAAAATGAATCCATCCCTCTGGCTTACAGGCAGAACCTCTAAAAACTCAGGCAACTCTTTGCGATGAGTTGAGAATACCACAAACTTAACTAGCCCTTTAATAGCATCATAATCCCTTTTCCAAATTTCTTTTACAACTCCTACAAAAACCACAAATGGATGTATATTCTTCTTTAAAAAGTCAACTATCTTCTTTATGTCTTTATAAACGTAAAAACTACAAGACTTAAGTCCTTCTTCATTAAAAAAATCAATAAAACCATCTGCTAACAACTTCCTATCAATAGCAGCTGTTCTAAGCTTCTCATCATCAGACGCAAATTCTCTCTTAATCTCAAGAGAACTTAAAGTTTCTCTAAAATTTGAAACATTTAAAACAAAATGTTCCTCATTTAAAACCTCGCTTTTATAAATAAGCAAAGGATTATAATAACCAATGCTATCCAATCTCATTGTATCTTCAATTAAATTGACATTAATTGTATCTTGTGGCATATAATCTCCTATTTTTAAATTTAATTTTTTGTTATAACTTTGATTAAATTTTTCTTTAACTTTAATTAACCTTACTAACTTTCAACTTCAATAGCTTGTATTTCTGCTCTGTAAGGCTGACTTAACCCCCAAATTGCTCTTTTAGCATTCCAAGAAATATTAGAAATACCGCTATCTACCAAATCACCTGTGGACTTTAGATAATAATTTAAAGACAAATTATATTTACCTTCTAATGGCTTTAAAAACTTAAATTTGTAGGAATTATCATGTAAAAAATCTAAAAAATATTCATAAATTTTATACAGATGAACATATATCTTATGTTCATCCAAATCTCCCACAAATCCCCAAAAAAACAGATTAAACTTTAACCCAAATTCATTCACACTAGAGTAAAAACTTCCACTCCTTAAAACACGTGGCTCTAAGCAATCAAAACCTTTAGGTTCTATTACTATAAGGTAAGAATGATTGCCATCTAAATCACTTAAATACAAACGATTATAAGAATTTATAATCTCTGCCCTTAGAGAATATTGTTTTAAGTAATTCTTAAAAGAAATGAATATCTTTATTAAAAAATTTTGTGACTCATATAAACTGATCAACACAAATATTCTCCTTAAGGGGATAATTAAAGTTTCTTGAGAACTAAAACAATATATCCAACCTTTTTTTGTACATATGAATTGTAATACTTATTTATACTTACAATCTCAAAAAAATCATCCTCTACTAACACCTGCTCTTCTACTCTAAAATCAACATCATCCAAAGTATAAACCTTAGCAGGAATTTCTTTTGTAAATACATTTGAATCTAAAATTTCAACATCCTCGCCTTCTTTTAGTAAAAACACACCATCGAATCTAATAGAAGACCCTTTATTAATTTTTTTATCATAAAAAGCATTAGCTCTATTCTTAAGTAAATTTTTTTTAAATAAAAACATAGGCATTGAATACCTCTTAATGTTATCAGTTATAGCTAAACCAAGACCAATCATTAGACAACTCCTATTGATATTCTTTTGCAAGCCTTAATATCTTCTAAAAGATTATTAAAAGCAACACAAAAATCCTTATTTAAAGCTTCATGATTTAAACAATAATCTGAATATTCCACAGATATCTCATTTAATCTCTCAGCCTTAACCTTATTAAAATCAAAATGCAAAAGTCTGTCCCTTTTTTTAAGTTCACAACCAAGAAAATAATAGATAAGCAAAAATACCTTGCTCACACTTAAATCCCTAAGTCCTAAACCATTGCTAAGCAAAACATCCTCAAGCAATTCAACATATAAATTAAATTCTCTAAGCTTGAGATCCTCAGACTTAAGCATCAGTAAATCTAGTACCCTAGCATAAATTTTATCTAAATCCACATTATCCATTAATCATGCCCAAGTTATCTTAAGTCTAAGTATTGAATCTTGAGTTGCAATAATACTACCAATAGAAAAATCTAGAAAACTAGTTCTAAAATTACTACTTGACATCTGTGTATATGCATTTAAAATCGGAGGATGACCATCTTTTAACACCAAAAGCTTAGGACTTCTTGGATAAATTATCATCTCATCATCTAATAAATTTGTAGTCTCAAGTTCAATATCAGCATCATTATTTATGGACCTTAGAGAGTCAAATAACATATCCTTGTATGAATAATTATTATTACGTAATCTCTCAAGCAATAATGCTTTAACTTTGGGAGTTGTTAATACTTTAAAAGGAACTCTTCTCTCGTCTTCTAAATTGATCTTACCTAACTCAGCATTGCAAGCCTTTATGAGATCTGAGGCATGCATAATAGTAACAGACTTATCTATTTGCCCTGGAAGATTAAGCAGACCATACATAGTCTCCCTATTATCATCATCAACAAGCAGAGTACGATGAGTCTTTTGCTTGCTAGAAAAAGATAAACCGCCTCTTAAGTAATGTGAACTTAAAAGTTTATGTATCTCTGATAATGAATATCTAAGCCCTTCTCTCATATTAATATTATTAACTGCCTGAATATCCAATTTTCCATCAGGAGCATAATACGTAAATGCATACTGAAACGGTAAATAATTAACAAGCACTATCTGCCTTTTAAATTTGATAGTAGATACACTGCTAAAATCATTTACCTTAAGCGTTGGTAGATCTACTATACTTGAATTCCACTTTATAACCCTTTCACTTGCAAGTGATACATCGCTACTCTCTATCTGTTCATTATCAAAAAAATGATAGTATTCAGGAATTGGCTTATCAAGCAATAGGGCATCTCTAATAGTATTTATAAATTCTTCATTATTAAATAGACTTTCACTCAATGTTTAGTTTCTCCTTAAATTTTTAACTAATTTTTTTAATTCAAATCTTATTAAACTGTTAATTGCGCAAATTAAATCTACACGACAGGCTTACTTATAAGCATAACCTTTGCACCATAAGCTCCAGGTTTATCGCTAAATTCCAAAGCATCGCTTAAAGCTATTGCATGCATATAAGTAGCATCAGACTTGATCTTTGTAAGTATTCCCTTATCATCAAAAACCAGCTTATCGCCTAACTTAACACTAGCAGTTGACATTAAAATGCATTCAAAACTACTAGTACGTGATATAACAGTTGCAGTTTTGCTAAAATCATCATAATCTACGCAAACCCCATAAAGCTCGCTACCACCACCAAGTGCTACACGAAGCGACATATAATCATCAACGACCAGCTTGACCCCACATTTATAGCAAAAATCAACAGCCTGATAATTTTCTAATTTATCTGCTATGGAATATTGCAACCCTCCCCTATGAGCAAAATAAATATTAGATGCTCCAAACTGACTGCTCTTATCAAACACAGCTGGATATGTGCTATAACTTTTAAGTTTTGCTAATACTGATACTTGCTTATTACTTGCATCTGGTAGCTTAGCTGCAGCTACCCCGCTTTTCTCTGGCATAAATACTCTCCCTAAAATTTTTAAATTTCAATTTTCAATAAATTTTTAAATACCAATTATCCCAATTAATTCTAAATCTCAATCAATATTAATTAGATAATTACCAAACTTAAGACTTAAGCACTATAAAATTCTTTCCTAATTTGTGTCCACTCATTAATCATTGCTTGTCTTAAATCTTTATAATCTCTAATTACACTATTTGTATTTCTAAGATTTAATACCTCCTTTAAATTACCCTTATTAAATGTCATTAAACTATATGAATTATTACTGTTTTTAAATGAATCAATATTGGCATTTGCAAGTCTTAATAGTATATCTTTAACGTTACTGCTTAGATTTAAAACATCAAGACTACCTGCAACGGCTAATATCTGCTTCTCATCAACATATTTTTTTATAAGCTCACATACTTGAATATCTAAAACCTTAACCAATGAATGCCCGGCACTTAAAAGCTCTTGCGTATTATAACTTAAACTTAAATTATCATCAGCAAGCCTAGTTATCCAAACAGCTTTAGCTAATAAGTCAGAATCACTAGCTTTAGCATCACTAATATTGATATCACCATTAGTGGTGCTTTTAGCAGTACTATTAGCACTACTTAAATTTTCATTAACACTGGCATCTCTTTTAAGTTCATCTAAAACGTCTACATCAGCTTTAACCATTAACCAAACCCCCTAAACTAAAATCTAATAAAACCCAAAATCAAAATGTAACTTACTTCTCAATCTCTCTATCTCATAATCACTTAAAGAATGCGACTTTATAATCTCTAAATATTTTAAATACACATCAAGTAATCTCATGTCCCTATCTAATTTTTGCTCATCACTTAACATTACCAGATCATTAAAACGCATATTAAGTCTGTAATGTTTATTAAGCTTAAGATTGACTGCAAGTGATGCTGCTTCTTGAACGGTATGCAAAAAATCAATATAATTAGCTCGGTCGCCCTTGCCATCACTTCCCAAGCCCTTTACCTGTTCATTAAAACTTCTAGTTAGTGGCTCTTTTGTATCAGCTCCTATTTTGGCTTTTACAAGTTCAAATGCATCCTTTAAAAATGAGAGATCATACTTTATAACTTGCAAACTCGCATTCTCATCAGCACTGTAAAATATTCCATCATTACTCAAACCACCCTTTAGTCTATCAAATACAAGGTCAAGCTCAGAACCAAAATTGCTCAAGCCCTTACTCACACTATCATTACTTTTAAAAAACGTAGAAAATAATCCATTACCCTTAGTACTAAAATGACTAATCTGATTCTTAGCCTCTTGCAAAGCTTCCATAAGCCCAACTAACTGTTCATCTTTATAAAACAAAAAATTATATTGTCCAATTCGTTTTTCAATCTCTGAATATATTTGTTCTAAAAGACAAATACTTAAAAGCAAGCTTTGAGTATAAACCGGAATATGCTCACCTAGTACATAATCAAAATTTTCATGAATTATAACCCGA belongs to Borrelia coriaceae and includes:
- a CDS encoding DUF3890 domain-containing protein → MDNVDLDKIYARVLDLLMLKSEDLKLREFNLYVELLEDVLLSNGLGLRDLSVSKVFLLIYYFLGCELKKRDRLLHFDFNKVKAERLNEISVEYSDYCLNHEALNKDFCVAFNNLLEDIKACKRISIGVV
- a CDS encoding anti-CBASS protein Acb1 family protein; its protein translation is MIFKKGMSNFESILFKKYAIDPLKLYRYSLFFRNYIENSAEDALKPGIKLEFLNSPVLDFNDLQPLSLELREALLEAMISYRFNGAGYILIKPKVLDEDLSKSVNDELPVGFRYLDYRRIRDDHSSDYLEYLQDDGTSIVLHKSRVIIHENFDYVLGEHIPVYTQSLLLSICLLEQIYSEIEKRIGQYNFLFYKDEQLVGLMEALQEAKNQISHFSTKGNGLFSTFFKSNDSVSKGLSNFGSELDLVFDRLKGGLSNDGIFYSADENASLQVIKYDLSFLKDAFELVKAKIGADTKEPLTRSFNEQVKGLGSDGKGDRANYIDFLHTVQEAASLAVNLKLNKHYRLNMRFNDLVMLSDEQKLDRDMRLLDVYLKYLEIIKSHSLSDYEIERLRSKLHFDFGFY
- a CDS encoding DUF1322 family protein; this translates as MSRKAILNEYFNYLKYLRSEDCKYYFPVLMGVCTFDEVKRFRYSELLEINKIANFKLKKEMYENFLITSL
- a CDS encoding DUF764 family protein; the protein is MLISLYESQNFLIKIFISFKNYLKQYSLRAEIINSYNRLYLSDLDGNHSYLIVIEPKGFDCLEPRVLRSGSFYSSVNEFGLKFNLFFWGFVGDLDEHKIYVHLYKIYEYFLDFLHDNSYKFKFLKPLEGKYNLSLNYYLKSTGDLVDSGISNISWNAKRAIWGLSQPYRAEIQAIEVES
- a CDS encoding DUF228 domain-containing protein: MPEKSGVAAAKLPDASNKQVSVLAKLKSYSTYPAVFDKSSQFGASNIYFAHRGGLQYSIADKLENYQAVDFCYKCGVKLVVDDYMSLRVALGGGSELYGVCVDYDDFSKTATVISRTSSFECILMSTASVKLGDKLVFDDKGILTKIKSDATYMHAIALSDALEFSDKPGAYGAKVMLISKPVV
- a CDS encoding DUF1357 family protein, with product MVKADVDVLDELKRDASVNENLSSANSTAKSTTNGDINISDAKASDSDLLAKAVWITRLADDNLSLSYNTQELLSAGHSLVKVLDIQVCELIKKYVDEKQILAVAGSLDVLNLSSNVKDILLRLANANIDSFKNSNNSYSLMTFNKGNLKEVLNLRNTNSVIRDYKDLRQAMINEWTQIRKEFYSA
- a CDS encoding DUF787 family protein: MPQDTINVNLIEDTMRLDSIGYYNPLLIYKSEVLNEEHFVLNVSNFRETLSSLEIKREFASDDEKLRTAAIDRKLLADGFIDFFNEEGLKSCSFYVYKDIKKIVDFLKKNIHPFVVFVGVVKEIWKRDYDAIKGLVKFVVFSTHRKELPEFLEVLPVSQRDGFILIYDSGDDHLHLKFTAKYLHEASVFHATNPYGMTLKAQPIYDATLINFLRRSNINFYTLLNETGRDGVLAFKEGVDCSGKPIDEAFTYYFLKNESTRELIRIWNKNNRQNSKLSQLKFSDGKPNAYTAGLECLFKEFKERGLIVSFGDIKFKLQAENILGLSLSIRIKYNDSFKSVVLNISSDDINDYLRREAD
- a CDS encoding DUF1463 family protein; protein product: MKDYYSLDLVFFSFAGVLIEGGKLQYSTSPNVMATASTEERNIPIPSFRDPRTITHIFNLEITKGSFDYKVLTRLSNEQFYYAATKKDKLKSLVFNDQMGLKIISNSAFFSEVPSRSYTSTSDAVNFIIHAINCEIERT
- a CDS encoding DUF1473 family protein; its protein translation is MRYKLKILTALKTYEYMLRDIPMYDWDSILGFDSSQETLRRELNSLPVLKRISSLMISQSFFDEFYEILSANREHSFLYKYQLPTILFAVQYSLVEKLAGLKEPSLVYIESFQDSSGTFVKYPHIDDRWNYDDLVSRKE